A region of Flavobacterium indicum GPTSA100-9 = DSM 17447 DNA encodes the following proteins:
- a CDS encoding DUF3341 domain-containing protein, producing the protein MSNKVVHAIYNDDDILLDAVKKTRAAHHHIEEVYTPFPVHGLDKAMGLAPTRLAICAFLYGITGFTIYANLLNYIMIVDWPQDIGGKPSFAFYQNLPAFVPVMFEGTVFFAAHLMVITFFLRSKLWPFKQAENPDVRTTDDHFLMEVGVHGNEEELVSFFKNTGAVEVKVIEK; encoded by the coding sequence ATGAGTAATAAAGTAGTACACGCTATTTATAACGACGATGATATTTTACTAGATGCAGTGAAAAAAACAAGAGCTGCACATCATCATATTGAGGAAGTTTATACTCCTTTCCCTGTACATGGCTTGGATAAAGCTATGGGATTGGCGCCAACTAGATTAGCAATTTGTGCATTCTTGTATGGTATTACTGGTTTCACAATTTATGCTAATTTGTTAAACTATATTATGATTGTTGATTGGCCTCAGGACATTGGAGGTAAACCAAGTTTTGCATTTTATCAAAATTTACCAGCTTTTGTGCCTGTTATGTTTGAAGGAACTGTCTTTTTTGCAGCTCACTTAATGGTTATTACTTTCTTCCTTAGAAGTAAATTATGGCCTTTCAAACAAGCTGAAAATCCAGATGTTAGAACAACAGACGACCACTTCTTAATGGAAGTTGGAGTGCACGGTAATGAAGAAGAATTAGTTTCTTTTTTCAAAAATACTGGAGCTGTTGAAGTAAAAGTAATTGAAAAATAG
- a CDS encoding c-type cytochrome gives MRNVLNILALAGLSLLATSCFDKSKPNYQFFPNMYEPVPYETYSEHSVFPGGKEGLIPAQGTVKRGFTPYEIPNTPEGYALAKASLKRPADITIDSDKGKELFNIYCAICHGEAGDGKGNLAKREKFAGVPNYKDREITEGSIFHVITYGLNSMGSHANQLSKEERWQVADYVLKLKAELK, from the coding sequence ATGAGAAATGTTTTAAATATATTAGCATTAGCTGGTTTGTCTTTATTGGCTACTTCATGTTTTGATAAGTCAAAACCAAACTACCAGTTTTTTCCAAATATGTATGAGCCAGTTCCTTATGAAACTTACTCAGAGCATAGTGTATTTCCTGGAGGTAAAGAAGGTTTAATTCCTGCTCAAGGAACTGTTAAACGTGGCTTTACTCCTTATGAGATTCCAAACACACCAGAAGGATATGCTTTAGCTAAAGCTTCTTTAAAAAGACCTGCAGATATAACAATTGATTCTGATAAAGGTAAAGAATTATTTAATATCTACTGTGCTATTTGTCACGGTGAGGCTGGTGATGGTAAAGGAAACTTAGCAAAAAGAGAAAAATTTGCTGGTGTGCCTAACTATAAAGATAGAGAAATCACAGAAGGAAGTATTTTCCATGTTATAACTTATGGATTAAACTCAATGGGTTCTCACGCAAATCAATTGTCAAAAGAAGAAAGATGGCAAGTGGCTGATTACGTGTTAAAACTTAAAGCAGAATTAAAATAG
- a CDS encoding quinol:cytochrome C oxidoreductase: MYQFSSKLKTFSFILMVVGALGIGYGFLTTPKTTEDVEKILKEQEAHHGGGHHEAHATAEHGSTAHAEESHANADASATTISHEVKDTLTSKLHASEAHTSVDSTTVAHDSSVVAIAPVVSNDDSNHNEVVVTKAKEIAVDHAAEHKEHVEHVKHQLQNKPWSALYVACIFFMLIAVGALAFYAIQWAAQAGWSPIVFRVMEGVSSYLLPGSIIFFVLLLMAAFHVNNNHIFVWMDEEVVKNDHLIQGKSGFLNVPFFLIRAAIFLIGWNLYRFISRKNSIKLDETKDLSFFKKNYKAAATFLVFFIVSESIMSWDWIMSVDPHWYSTLFGWYVFASFFVSGITVITLITLYLKSKGLLPQVNKSHIHDLAKFMFGISIFWTYLWFSQFMLMWYSDIPEEITYFITRIENYNLPFFGMVAMNFLFPLLILMNADFKRLTWVIVMAGIVILAGHYLDFYNMIMPATVGDQWFIGVSEISSVLFFLGLFIFVVFTSLTKTSLVSEGNPYIEESKHFHY, from the coding sequence ATGTACCAGTTTTCAAGTAAATTAAAAACTTTTTCTTTCATCCTTATGGTTGTTGGAGCTTTAGGAATCGGTTACGGCTTCCTTACTACTCCTAAAACAACTGAAGATGTTGAAAAAATATTAAAAGAGCAAGAAGCTCACCACGGAGGTGGTCATCATGAAGCACATGCAACAGCTGAACATGGTTCAACTGCTCATGCTGAAGAATCACATGCTAATGCAGATGCATCTGCAACTACTATATCACATGAGGTTAAAGATACTTTAACATCAAAACTTCATGCTTCTGAAGCTCATACAAGTGTTGATTCTACAACTGTTGCTCATGATTCAAGTGTAGTTGCAATTGCTCCAGTTGTTTCTAATGATGATTCTAATCATAATGAAGTAGTAGTGACAAAAGCTAAAGAAATTGCTGTTGATCATGCTGCAGAACATAAAGAGCATGTAGAACATGTAAAACATCAATTACAAAATAAACCTTGGTCTGCATTATATGTAGCTTGTATTTTCTTTATGTTGATTGCTGTTGGAGCTTTAGCATTTTATGCTATTCAATGGGCTGCTCAAGCGGGTTGGTCTCCAATTGTATTCAGAGTAATGGAAGGTGTTTCTAGTTATTTATTACCAGGTTCTATTATTTTCTTTGTATTGTTGTTAATGGCTGCTTTTCATGTAAATAATAATCATATTTTCGTATGGATGGATGAAGAGGTTGTTAAAAACGATCATTTAATTCAAGGAAAATCTGGTTTCTTAAATGTACCATTCTTTTTAATTAGAGCTGCAATATTCTTAATTGGTTGGAATCTTTACAGATTTATTTCTAGAAAGAATTCTATTAAGTTAGATGAAACTAAAGATTTATCATTCTTTAAAAAGAATTATAAAGCTGCTGCAACGTTTTTGGTATTCTTTATCGTATCAGAATCTATAATGTCATGGGATTGGATTATGTCTGTAGATCCTCACTGGTATAGTACTTTGTTTGGTTGGTATGTATTTGCAAGTTTCTTTGTAAGTGGTATTACAGTAATTACTTTAATTACACTATACTTAAAATCTAAAGGTTTATTACCTCAAGTAAATAAGAGTCATATTCACGACTTAGCTAAATTTATGTTTGGTATTAGTATCTTCTGGACATATTTATGGTTTTCTCAATTTATGTTAATGTGGTACTCTGATATTCCTGAAGAAATTACTTATTTCATTACAAGAATTGAAAATTATAATTTACCTTTCTTCGGAATGGTTGCTATGAATTTCTTATTCCCATTATTAATTTTAATGAACGCTGATTTCAAACGTTTAACTTGGGTTATTGTAATGGCAGGTATCGTAATTTTAGCTGGTCATTATCTAGATTTCTATAATATGATTATGCCTGCAACTGTGGGTGACCAATGGTTTATTGGTGTGTCTGAAATTAGTTCAGTATTATTCTTCTTAGGATTATTTATATTTGTAGTATTTACTTCGTTAACTAAAACATCTTTAGTTTCAGAAGGTAATCCTTATATTGAAGAAAGCAAACATTTTCATTATTAA
- a CDS encoding cytochrome c oxidase subunit II — translation MNSLLVLIIVVLLGVAIWQLSKIFNLTTEKSSDDSEIANDRDNNVNGYLMFAFVGFIYIFTIYSLVKWGHFVLGTPASEHGVDYDNLMYISMVIIFIVQTITQFLLHYFAFKYRGKEGQKALYFADNNKLEMIWTVIPVIVLAGLILYGLYTWNNIMNVEKGEEVINIELYAKQFSWEARYSGEDNTLGKANVRYIKDVNTLGVDLSDPAAQDDKVVTELHIPVGKKIHFRMRSQDVLHSAYMPHFRAQMNCVPGMVTEFAFTPTITTAEMRNDPKIIAKVADINKIRAKKSAELVAKGQPALEPYTFDYLLLCNKICGASHYNMQIKIIVESEADYKKWVKEQKTIAAQVKEASAPKVDPAAPVEVVVDSTKTMAQAVK, via the coding sequence ATGAACAGTTTATTGGTACTTATAATTGTAGTTTTATTAGGTGTTGCTATTTGGCAATTATCTAAAATATTTAACCTGACAACAGAAAAATCTTCTGATGACTCAGAAATCGCAAATGATAGAGATAATAATGTTAATGGTTATTTAATGTTTGCTTTTGTTGGATTTATCTATATTTTTACAATTTACTCTTTAGTTAAATGGGGTCATTTTGTATTAGGAACTCCGGCTTCTGAACATGGTGTTGATTATGATAACTTAATGTACATTTCAATGGTTATCATTTTTATTGTACAAACTATTACTCAATTCTTATTACATTATTTCGCGTTTAAATATAGAGGTAAAGAAGGTCAAAAAGCTTTATATTTTGCTGATAACAACAAATTAGAAATGATTTGGACTGTTATTCCGGTAATTGTTTTAGCTGGATTAATTCTTTACGGTTTGTATACTTGGAACAACATCATGAATGTTGAAAAAGGTGAGGAAGTAATCAATATTGAATTATATGCTAAACAGTTTAGTTGGGAAGCTAGATATTCTGGTGAAGATAATACTTTAGGTAAAGCTAACGTACGTTACATTAAAGATGTAAATACATTAGGAGTTGATTTGTCTGATCCTGCTGCTCAAGATGATAAAGTAGTAACAGAATTACATATTCCTGTTGGTAAGAAAATTCATTTCAGAATGCGTTCTCAAGATGTATTACACTCAGCTTATATGCCTCATTTTAGAGCGCAAATGAACTGTGTGCCTGGTATGGTAACTGAATTTGCATTCACCCCTACTATTACAACTGCAGAAATGAGAAATGATCCTAAAATTATTGCTAAAGTTGCAGATATTAATAAAATTAGAGCTAAGAAAAGCGCTGAATTAGTTGCAAAAGGGCAACCGGCTTTAGAACCTTACACATTTGATTACTTATTGTTATGTAATAAAATATGTGGTGCTTCTCACTACAATATGCAAATTAAAATTATTGTTGAGTCTGAAGCGGACTATAAAAAATGGGTAAAAGAGCAAAAAACTATTGCAGCACAAGTTAAAGAAGCTTCAGCTCCTAAAGTTGATCCTGCAGCTCCTGTAGAAGTAGTTGTAGATTCAACTAAAACTATGGCTCAAGCAGTAAAATAA
- a CDS encoding cytochrome c oxidase subunit I: protein MSHDHGHHKETFITKYIFSIDHKMIAKQYLISGLLMGIVGIVLSLFFRMQIAWPEESFEVFKIFLGEKLAPGGVMRNDIYLALVTIHGTIMVFFVLTAGLSGTFSNLLIPLQIGARDMASGFMNMLSFWMFFVSCVIMIISLFVESGPASAGWTIYPPLSALPEAIPGSGLGMTLWLVSMAIFIASSLMGSLNYIVTVINLRTKGMSMTRLPLTVWAFFVTAIIGVISFPVLFSAALLLIFDRSFGTSFYLSDIFIKGEVLHYQGGSPVLFEHLFWFLGHPEVYIVLLPALGITSEIIATNARKPIFGYRAMVTSIIAIAFLSTIVWGHHMFVSGMNPFLGSVFTFTTLLIAIPSAVKAFNYITTLWKGNLQLNPAMLFSIGLVSTFITGGLTGIILGDSTLDINVHDTYFVVAHFHLVMGISALYGFFAGVYHWFPRMFGRMMNKTLGYVHFWVTAVCAYGVFFPMHFIGMAGLPRRYYTNSAFPLFDELADTNVLITVFALVGAAFQIVFFWNFFYSIFKGKKAVMNPWKSNTLEWTAPVEHIHGNWPGEIPEVHRWAYDYSKPGHDDDFVPQNVPMKEGEEELHH from the coding sequence ATGTCACACGATCACGGTCATCATAAAGAAACTTTCATTACTAAATATATTTTTAGTATTGACCACAAAATGATTGCTAAACAATACCTTATCTCTGGTTTATTAATGGGGATTGTTGGAATTGTATTATCGTTATTCTTCCGTATGCAAATCGCATGGCCTGAGGAATCTTTTGAAGTTTTCAAAATTTTCTTAGGTGAAAAATTAGCACCAGGAGGTGTAATGAGAAACGATATTTACTTAGCTTTAGTTACAATTCACGGTACTATAATGGTATTCTTTGTATTAACAGCTGGTTTATCAGGTACTTTTAGTAACTTATTAATTCCATTGCAAATTGGTGCACGTGATATGGCTTCAGGATTTATGAACATGCTATCTTTTTGGATGTTCTTCGTTTCTTGTGTTATCATGATTATTTCTCTATTCGTTGAATCAGGACCTGCTTCTGCTGGTTGGACAATTTATCCTCCTTTATCAGCATTACCAGAAGCAATACCAGGTTCAGGTTTAGGTATGACTTTATGGTTAGTATCAATGGCTATTTTCATTGCATCTTCTTTAATGGGGTCTTTGAATTATATAGTAACAGTGATTAATTTAAGAACTAAAGGTATGTCCATGACACGTTTACCTTTAACGGTTTGGGCTTTCTTTGTAACAGCTATTATTGGTGTTATCTCATTCCCAGTATTATTCTCTGCTGCATTGTTATTAATTTTCGATAGAAGTTTTGGTACTTCATTCTATTTATCTGATATTTTTATCAAAGGTGAAGTTTTACATTATCAAGGTGGTTCTCCAGTTTTATTTGAACATTTATTCTGGTTCTTAGGTCACCCTGAAGTATACATTGTATTGTTACCTGCTTTAGGTATTACTTCTGAAATCATTGCTACTAATGCTAGAAAACCAATTTTTGGTTATAGAGCCATGGTAACTTCTATTATCGCAATTGCATTTTTATCAACAATTGTTTGGGGTCACCATATGTTCGTTTCAGGTATGAATCCTTTCTTAGGTTCAGTATTTACCTTTACAACTTTGTTAATTGCAATTCCTTCTGCTGTTAAAGCGTTTAACTATATTACAACATTATGGAAAGGTAACTTACAGTTAAATCCTGCTATGTTGTTCTCAATCGGATTAGTTTCAACTTTTATTACAGGAGGGCTAACAGGTATTATCTTAGGAGACTCTACGTTAGATATTAACGTACATGATACATATTTCGTTGTGGCTCACTTCCACTTAGTAATGGGTATCTCTGCTTTATATGGTTTCTTCGCTGGTGTATACCACTGGTTCCCTAGAATGTTTGGAAGAATGATGAATAAAACGTTAGGTTATGTTCATTTCTGGGTAACTGCAGTATGTGCTTATGGTGTATTTTTCCCAATGCACTTTATCGGTATGGCTGGTTTACCAAGAAGATATTATACAAATTCAGCGTTCCCTTTATTTGATGAATTAGCTGATACTAACGTATTAATTACTGTATTTGCTTTAGTAGGTGCTGCTTTCCAAATTGTTTTCTTCTGGAATTTCTTCTACAGTATCTTTAAAGGTAAAAAAGCAGTTATGAATCCTTGGAAATCTAATACATTAGAGTGGACTGCTCCAGTTGAACATATCCATGGCAACTGGCCAGGTGAAATTCCTGAAGTTCATAGATGGGCTTACGATTATAGTAAACCTGGACATGACGATGATTTTGTTCCTCAAAATGTCCCAATGAAAGAAGGTGAAGAAGAATTACATCACTAA
- a CDS encoding DUF4286 family protein has protein sequence MIIYNVTINIDDSVHDKWVNWMKTKHIDDVLATGLFHKAKMIKVLVEEEMGGTTYSIQYFTDSKQKLEDYYTYHAPRLREEGARMFGDKMLAFRTELEVLDEFFTRKN, from the coding sequence ATGATAATATATAATGTTACCATAAATATTGATGATTCAGTACATGATAAATGGGTGAATTGGATGAAAACAAAACATATTGATGATGTGTTAGCAACGGGACTTTTCCATAAAGCTAAAATGATAAAAGTTTTAGTAGAAGAAGAAATGGGCGGTACAACTTATTCAATTCAATATTTTACAGATTCTAAACAAAAATTAGAGGATTATTATACGTATCATGCTCCTCGTTTACGAGAGGAAGGTGCACGTATGTTTGGAGATAAAATGTTAGCATTTAGAACGGAATTAGAAGTTTTAGATGAATTTTTCACGCGTAAAAACTAA
- the rsmA gene encoding 16S rRNA (adenine(1518)-N(6)/adenine(1519)-N(6))-dimethyltransferase RsmA gives MSVKAKKHLGQHFLTDESIAKDIADSLSLSGYKKVLEIGPGMGVLTKYVLEKPIETFVIEIDTESVEYLQTHYLTLAPNIISKDFLKYNLKEVFEEEPFAIIGNFPYNISTQIVFKTLEMRDQVPEFSGMFQKEVAQRICSKKGSKVYGILSVLAQAFYDCEYLFTVPPTVFNPPPKVDSGVMIMRRKENYKLDCDEKLLFTVVKTAFNQRRKTLRNSLKSLNLSDKLLEDAIFALRPEQLSVEDFISLTQKIAADGI, from the coding sequence ATGTCTGTAAAAGCAAAAAAACATTTAGGACAACATTTTTTAACTGACGAAAGTATCGCTAAAGATATCGCTGATAGTTTGTCTTTATCTGGATATAAAAAAGTATTAGAAATTGGTCCTGGAATGGGTGTTTTAACTAAATATGTGTTAGAAAAACCTATTGAAACTTTTGTGATCGAAATTGATACGGAATCCGTAGAATATTTACAAACGCATTACCTTACTTTAGCTCCCAATATCATTTCTAAAGATTTTTTAAAGTATAATCTAAAAGAAGTTTTTGAAGAGGAACCTTTTGCTATAATTGGTAATTTCCCCTATAACATTTCTACTCAAATTGTTTTTAAAACTTTAGAAATGCGTGATCAAGTTCCTGAATTTTCTGGAATGTTTCAAAAAGAAGTGGCACAACGTATTTGTTCTAAAAAAGGGAGTAAAGTGTATGGTATTTTATCGGTACTAGCACAAGCGTTTTATGACTGTGAATATTTGTTTACAGTGCCGCCAACCGTTTTTAATCCTCCTCCAAAAGTGGATTCAGGAGTAATGATTATGCGTCGTAAAGAAAATTATAAATTGGATTGCGACGAAAAATTATTATTTACAGTTGTTAAAACAGCTTTCAATCAACGAAGAAAAACACTTCGCAACAGTTTAAAAAGCTTGAATTTATCGGATAAATTACTAGAAGATGCTATCTTTGCACTGCGTCCGGAACAATTATCCGTAGAAGATTTCATTTCTTTAACCCAAAAAATAGCTGCCGATGGAATTTAA
- the mgtE gene encoding magnesium transporter — translation MEFKISRAFIEQIEHLIQENKAHELEVLLQDIHFADIAEIMNDLQDEQAIYIFNLLDSEKTAEILLELDEEVREVILRSLSAKEIAEELDELDTDDAADIIAELPQKKKAEVISELEDVEHAKDIVDLLRYDENTAGGIMAKELVKVNENWNVLTCVKEMRLQAENVTRVHSIYVVDDEDRLKGRLSLKDLLTTSTKTQISEVFIKKVDYVKVDTKDVEVARIMQKYDLEAIPVIDELGRLVGRITIDDIVDIIKEEADKDYQLAAGISQDVEADDSILELTKARLPWLVLALFGGFISVRVLGIFEPAMENHPTLFLFTPLIAAMGGNVGVQSSAIIVQGLANNTITGSIINRLIKEFSLSLMNGAFLSGILILVCHFVFGFDYSIGITVSIALLSVIIFASLIGTFIPIILDKYGVDPALATGPFITTSNDIMGILIYFTIAKAILGF, via the coding sequence ATGGAATTTAAAATCAGTAGAGCATTTATCGAACAAATAGAACATTTAATTCAAGAGAATAAAGCTCATGAGTTAGAAGTGCTGTTACAAGATATTCACTTTGCTGATATAGCTGAAATTATGAATGATTTGCAAGATGAGCAAGCCATTTATATTTTCAACTTATTAGATTCTGAAAAAACAGCCGAAATTCTTCTTGAACTAGACGAAGAAGTGCGTGAAGTTATTCTTCGCTCGTTATCTGCTAAGGAAATCGCGGAAGAATTGGATGAGTTAGACACCGATGATGCAGCCGATATCATCGCAGAACTTCCTCAAAAGAAAAAAGCAGAAGTTATTTCCGAACTAGAAGACGTTGAACACGCTAAAGATATTGTCGATCTATTACGCTACGACGAAAATACTGCGGGTGGTATCATGGCAAAAGAGTTAGTTAAAGTCAATGAAAATTGGAATGTACTAACTTGTGTAAAAGAAATGCGCCTTCAGGCAGAAAATGTTACCCGTGTGCATTCTATTTATGTAGTAGATGACGAAGATCGATTAAAGGGACGTTTGTCGTTAAAAGACTTGCTTACAACTTCTACAAAAACCCAAATTAGCGAGGTTTTTATCAAAAAAGTCGATTACGTTAAAGTCGATACTAAAGATGTGGAAGTGGCGCGTATCATGCAAAAATACGACTTGGAGGCTATTCCTGTAATTGATGAATTAGGCCGTTTAGTTGGTCGAATTACCATTGATGACATCGTTGATATTATTAAAGAAGAAGCCGATAAAGATTACCAGTTAGCAGCCGGTATCTCGCAAGACGTAGAAGCGGATGATAGTATTCTTGAATTAACCAAAGCGCGCTTGCCATGGTTGGTATTGGCTTTGTTTGGTGGATTTATTTCAGTTCGCGTTTTGGGGATATTTGAACCTGCTATGGAAAATCATCCAACCTTGTTTTTATTTACCCCTCTTATAGCTGCTATGGGTGGTAATGTTGGTGTGCAATCCAGCGCCATCATCGTTCAAGGTTTAGCCAATAATACCATTACAGGAAGTATCATAAACCGACTAATTAAAGAATTTAGTTTAAGTTTAATGAATGGTGCTTTCTTATCGGGTATCCTAATCCTTGTTTGTCACTTTGTTTTTGGTTTCGACTATTCCATAGGGATTACGGTTTCTATTGCACTATTGAGTGTTATTATATTTGCCTCACTTATTGGTACATTTATTCCAATTATCTTAGATAAATACGGTGTAGATCCTGCCTTGGCAACCGGACCTTTTATTACAACCAGCAATGACATTATGGGGATTTTAATCTATTTCACTATAGCTAAAGCAATTCTTGGTTTTTAA
- the ruvB gene encoding Holliday junction branch migration DNA helicase RuvB encodes MNENLNPNKDKFTPQDMDIERALRPLSFDDFAGQDHVLENLKIFVAAANQRGEALDHALFHGPPGLGKTTLANILANELGVGIKITSGPVLDKPGDLAGLLTNLEERDVLFIDEIHRLSPVVEEYLYSAMEDYKIDIMIESGPNARTVQINLNPFTLVGATTRSGLLTAPMRARFGIQSRLQYYNTELLATIIERSASILNVPIDLEAAIEIAGRSRGTPRIANALLRRVRDFAQIKGNGRIDTEIAQFALKALNVDAHGLDEMDNKILSTIIDKFKGGPVGITTLATAVAENAETLEEVYEPFLIQEGFLMRTPRGREATDKAYKHLGRLKLGNQGELF; translated from the coding sequence ATGAACGAAAATTTAAATCCAAATAAAGATAAATTCACGCCGCAAGATATGGATATCGAGCGCGCACTTCGCCCACTTAGTTTTGATGACTTTGCTGGTCAAGATCATGTGTTGGAGAATTTAAAAATATTTGTTGCTGCAGCCAATCAAAGGGGTGAAGCGTTGGATCATGCTTTGTTTCACGGACCTCCTGGTTTAGGAAAAACAACATTGGCAAATATTTTGGCTAATGAATTGGGGGTAGGAATTAAAATTACATCCGGACCCGTATTGGATAAACCAGGCGATTTAGCAGGTTTGTTAACAAATCTTGAGGAACGTGATGTGTTGTTTATTGATGAAATTCATCGGTTGTCTCCTGTAGTTGAAGAATATTTATATTCTGCTATGGAGGATTATAAAATCGATATCATGATAGAAAGTGGACCCAATGCGCGTACGGTTCAAATTAATTTAAATCCGTTTACATTAGTTGGTGCTACCACGCGTTCCGGATTACTAACTGCACCAATGCGTGCCCGTTTCGGAATTCAAAGCCGACTACAATATTATAACACTGAATTATTAGCCACAATTATCGAACGAAGTGCATCGATATTAAATGTACCGATCGATTTAGAAGCAGCTATCGAAATTGCTGGTAGAAGTCGAGGAACGCCGCGTATTGCGAATGCCTTGTTACGTAGGGTGCGCGATTTTGCTCAGATTAAAGGAAACGGTCGTATCGATACCGAAATAGCACAATTTGCCTTGAAAGCACTAAACGTAGATGCGCATGGATTAGATGAAATGGATAACAAAATTTTGTCTACAATCATTGATAAATTCAAAGGCGGACCAGTCGGAATTACAACTTTGGCAACCGCAGTTGCCGAAAATGCCGAAACCTTAGAAGAAGTTTACGAACCTTTTTTAATTCAAGAAGGCTTTTTAATGCGTACTCCTCGCGGAAGAGAAGCAACGGATAAAGCCTATAAACATTTAGGTCGATTGAAATTAGGAAATCAAGGAGAGTTGTTTTAA
- a CDS encoding four helix bundle protein, with product MSFKFEKLIIWQKAMDFGEEIYALSSNFPKQEMFNLTSQINRAADSIALNISEGSILQSNAEFKRFLGYAIRSLGEVVTCLYKAKRRKYVNVDCFEKLYTESFNLMNMMIAFRNQLK from the coding sequence ATGAGTTTTAAGTTTGAAAAATTAATAATATGGCAAAAAGCAATGGATTTTGGAGAAGAAATATACGCGCTTTCAAGTAATTTTCCAAAGCAAGAAATGTTTAATCTTACCTCACAAATAAATAGAGCGGCAGACTCAATTGCTTTAAATATATCTGAAGGTTCTATTCTTCAAAGTAATGCAGAATTTAAAAGGTTTTTAGGATATGCTATTCGTTCTTTGGGCGAAGTGGTAACTTGTCTTTATAAAGCCAAAAGAAGAAAATACGTTAATGTAGATTGTTTTGAAAAATTATATACAGAATCATTTAATTTAATGAACATGATGATTGCTTTTAGGAACCAACTAAAGTAA